The Miscanthus floridulus cultivar M001 chromosome 17, ASM1932011v1, whole genome shotgun sequence genome has a window encoding:
- the LOC136517274 gene encoding large ribosomal subunit protein eL13y-like, which translates to MVKHNNVIPNGHFKKHWQNYVKTWFNQPARKQRRRIARQKKAVKIFPRPTAGPLHPIVQCQTLKYNMKSRAGRGFTLEELKAAGIPKKFAPTIGISVDHRRKNKSLEGLQANVQRLKTYKAKLVIFPRRARKVKAGDSTAEELATVTQVQGDYMPITRGEKRSVEVVKVTNEMKSFAAYGKLRLERMNKKHLGARQKKAAEAEKDEKK; encoded by the exons ATGGTGAAGCACAACAACGTTATCCCCAACGGGCACTTCAAGAAGCACTGGCAGAACTATGTCAAGACATGGTTCAACCAGCCCGCTCGCAAGCAGAGGCGCCGCATCG CTCGTCAAAAGAAGGCTGTGAAGATATTCCCACGCCCAACTGCTGGCCCTCTTCACCCCATTGTGCAATGCCAGACTCTCAAGTACAACATGAAGTCAAGGGCTGGGAGAGGCTTTACCCTTGAGGAGCTGAAG GCAGCAGGCATTCCAAAGAAGTTTGCCCCGACCATTGGCATTTCCGTGGATCACCGCCGCAAGAACAAATCCCTTGAGGGACTGCAGGCCAATGTCCAGAGGCTTAAGACATACAAGGCCAAGCTGGTTATCTTCCCAAGGCGTGCTCGCAAGGTCAAG GCTGGTGACTCTACTGCGGAGGAGCTTGCCACTGTCACCCAGGTCCAGGGTGACTACATGCCAATTACTCGTGGTGAGAAGCGCTCAGTCGAGGTCGTGAAGGTTACCAACGAGATGAAGTCGTTCGCGGCCTACGGCAAGCTCCGCCTTGAGCGGATGAACAAGAAACACCTCGGTGCCCGCCAGAAGAAGGCGGCTGAGGcggagaaggatgagaagaagtgA